A stretch of the Polaribacter pacificus genome encodes the following:
- a CDS encoding YfiT family bacillithiol transferase codes for MKHLKYPIGQVNIPTDISEKDLENWISTIEHFPTRLQNLTNDLSEEQLDTPYRQGGWSIRQVVHHCYDSHHNSYTRFKWALTEEQPLIKAYYEDRWAELFDSKLAPISLSINGIIALHAKWTYLLKGLNETDLNKMFIHPETGKKNSLKATIGVYHWHCNHHYAHIEQLCIRKNWK; via the coding sequence TTGAAGCATTTAAAATACCCTATTGGACAGGTAAATATCCCTACGGATATTTCTGAAAAAGATTTAGAAAATTGGATTTCGACAATCGAACATTTTCCGACAAGATTGCAAAATCTTACAAATGATTTATCAGAAGAGCAATTAGATACTCCGTATAGACAAGGAGGTTGGTCAATTAGACAAGTAGTACATCATTGCTATGATAGTCACCACAATAGCTATACACGTTTTAAATGGGCACTTACAGAAGAGCAACCTTTAATCAAAGCCTATTATGAAGATCGCTGGGCAGAATTGTTTGACTCTAAATTAGCTCCTATCTCATTGTCAATTAATGGGATTATAGCTTTACATGCAAAATGGACTTATCTTTTAAAAGGTTTAAATGAAACAGATTTAAACAAGATGTTTATCCATCCAGAAACAGGCAAAAAAAACAGTTTAAAAGCAACTATTGGTGTATACCATTGGCATTGCAATCACCACTATGCGCATATTGAACAGCTTTGCATTCGAAAAAATTGGAAATAA
- a CDS encoding DUF962 domain-containing protein translates to MKTAKEWFDEYAVSHQNQTNKTIHFICVPAIFFSIFGLLMSIPTSFLEGRFGLYNPLLENWAAMVAVFMLLFYLRLGFWHFVNMLLFTCLAIAGNYWLSQQTSLFYTSLIIFVLAWIGQFYGHKIEGKKPSFIKDLQFLLIGPLWVLQKIGRNN, encoded by the coding sequence ATGAAAACAGCAAAAGAATGGTTTGATGAATATGCAGTAAGTCATCAAAACCAAACCAATAAAACGATCCATTTTATCTGTGTGCCTGCAATATTTTTTAGCATCTTTGGTTTGTTAATGAGCATCCCTACAAGCTTTTTAGAAGGGCGTTTTGGCTTGTACAATCCTCTCTTAGAAAACTGGGCTGCGATGGTAGCTGTTTTTATGCTCCTTTTTTACCTTAGGTTGGGTTTTTGGCATTTTGTAAACATGCTACTTTTTACCTGCCTGGCAATTGCAGGAAATTATTGGCTTAGCCAGCAAACTTCTTTGTTTTATACATCTTTAATAATTTTTGTTCTTGCTTGGATTGGACAATTTTATGGACATAAGATTGAAGGTAAAAAGCCTTCATTTATCAAGGATTTACAATTTTTATTGATTGGTCCACTTTGGGTGCTTCAAAAAATTGGACGAAACAACTAA
- a CDS encoding tRNA-binding protein, with protein sequence MKQSITFDDFLKVDIRVGTIIEVNDFPKARKPAYQLRIDFGDLGIKKSSAQITDLYTKEDLLNKQVSAIVNFKPRQIANFMSECLVLGVYNKNNEVVLLEASAPIKNGEQIS encoded by the coding sequence ATGAAACAAAGCATAACCTTTGATGATTTTTTAAAAGTAGATATTAGAGTTGGTACTATTATAGAAGTCAATGATTTTCCTAAAGCAAGAAAACCCGCCTACCAACTAAGAATAGATTTTGGTGATTTGGGAATCAAAAAATCGAGTGCTCAAATTACAGATCTATATACCAAAGAAGATTTGCTTAACAAACAAGTAAGTGCCATTGTTAATTTTAAGCCTCGTCAAATAGCAAATTTTATGAGTGAGTGTTTGGTTTTAGGAGTCTACAACAAGAACAATGAAGTTGTATTGCTTGAAGCTTCTGCACCAATTAAAAATGGTGAGCAAATATCCTAA
- a CDS encoding YqaE/Pmp3 family membrane protein, producing MSIFRVLLAIIFPPLSVIGKGCGSFIIICLLTLCGWIPGVIGALVILNNPDR from the coding sequence ATGAGTATCTTTAGAGTGTTGTTGGCAATAATTTTCCCACCCTTATCAGTAATAGGTAAAGGCTGTGGTTCTTTTATCATTATTTGTTTGCTTACGCTTTGCGGATGGATTCCTGGCGTTATCGGAGCTTTGGTAATCTTAAACAATCCAGATCGTTAG
- a CDS encoding M14 family metallopeptidase gives MRKFLVLIAFFTASLSAQQIDLSYYLPQNISYNQQIPTPKSVIGHEVGEWHITHDKLAEYMKALAASSDRISIENRGTTYEGRPLLLLTITSPKNHQNLENIRKQHLALTENPNMDVSNLPIVVNQGFSIHGNEPSGSNAALAVAYYLAAGQGKEIEDMLDNTIILFDPSFNPDGLQRFAYWANTNKAKNINPDPNDREYSEVWPGGRTNHYWFDMNRDWLPVQLAESRARIETFHKWLPNILTDHHEMGTNSSFFFQPGIPSRTNPLTPQLNQDLTKEIGNYHAKAFDKLGSMYYSEESFDDFYYGKGSTFPDVNGSIGILFEQASSRGHAQESVNGIITFPFTVRNQFTAALSTLAAAQAMRVKILKYQQDFYKQAYKEGSKAKAIVFGDEKDAARTYHLAEILKRQHIKFNEVKSDFTSKGKTYKKGYSFIIPMDQKNNRLVKAMFQKTTKFTDSLFYDISAWTFPLAFNLDYEEEVSTSRIGKEVTNLTLPTGKVSKISNYGYLMPWNEYYSPKALNMILEKGIRAKVGLKQFKNENKKYDYGTIFIPVQNQSLNSGELYAFLNKVAKESYLDIFGTSTGLNDGVDLGSNNFSDISKKKIAVLVGSGISSSDAGEIWHLFDQRFDITVTKLDVSRVGRVNLSKYSTIIFPSGGGISKAGADDLKAWVRNGGVLIGYRGAVRWLSSNKFMNLEYVSSKSPNIPVSFENRSLLSGAQVVGGAIFNTKLDLSHPINFGYKNDELPMFRNSTTFIKANSRNYNNPIQYTANPLLAGYISKENLKVIGNTVPFQVQRSGRGRVIAFTDNTNFRAFWFGTNKLLMNAIYFADKM, from the coding sequence ATGAGAAAATTTTTAGTATTAATTGCATTTTTTACTGCAAGTCTTTCTGCTCAGCAAATAGATTTGTCGTATTACCTTCCACAAAACATTAGTTACAATCAGCAAATCCCAACACCGAAGTCTGTCATAGGCCATGAAGTAGGTGAGTGGCATATTACTCATGATAAGCTAGCTGAGTACATGAAGGCTTTAGCGGCTTCTTCTGATCGTATTTCTATAGAAAACAGAGGGACCACTTATGAGGGCAGACCTTTATTGTTATTAACAATTACATCGCCAAAAAATCATCAAAACCTTGAAAATATTCGCAAGCAACACTTGGCGCTTACAGAAAATCCAAACATGGATGTGTCTAATTTGCCTATAGTGGTAAATCAAGGGTTTTCTATTCACGGAAACGAGCCAAGTGGTTCTAACGCTGCTTTAGCAGTTGCTTATTATCTAGCTGCTGGCCAAGGTAAAGAGATAGAGGACATGTTAGACAACACTATTATCTTATTTGATCCTTCATTTAATCCTGACGGATTACAGCGTTTTGCTTATTGGGCAAATACCAATAAAGCAAAAAACATCAATCCAGATCCAAACGATAGAGAGTATAGTGAAGTTTGGCCAGGAGGTAGAACCAATCACTATTGGTTTGATATGAATAGAGACTGGTTGCCTGTACAATTGGCAGAAAGTCGTGCACGTATTGAGACTTTCCACAAATGGTTGCCAAATATTTTAACAGATCACCATGAAATGGGAACCAACTCAAGTTTCTTTTTTCAACCAGGAATTCCTTCAAGAACCAATCCTTTAACTCCACAGCTTAATCAAGACCTTACTAAAGAAATTGGTAATTATCACGCAAAAGCGTTTGATAAATTAGGATCTATGTATTATTCTGAAGAAAGCTTTGATGATTTTTATTATGGTAAAGGATCTACTTTTCCAGATGTAAACGGAAGTATTGGAATCTTATTTGAACAAGCGAGTTCTAGAGGACATGCTCAAGAAAGCGTTAACGGAATTATCACATTCCCTTTTACAGTTAGAAATCAATTTACTGCAGCCTTGTCTACTTTGGCAGCTGCTCAAGCAATGCGTGTAAAGATTTTAAAGTATCAACAAGATTTTTATAAGCAAGCCTATAAAGAAGGGTCAAAAGCAAAAGCTATTGTTTTTGGAGACGAAAAAGATGCTGCAAGAACCTATCACTTAGCAGAAATCTTAAAAAGACAACATATTAAGTTTAATGAAGTAAAATCTGATTTTACATCGAAGGGAAAAACTTACAAAAAAGGATATAGTTTTATTATCCCAATGGATCAAAAAAACAACCGATTGGTAAAAGCGATGTTCCAAAAAACTACCAAATTTACCGATAGCTTGTTTTATGATATTTCTGCTTGGACATTTCCATTAGCGTTTAACTTAGATTATGAAGAAGAGGTTTCTACAAGTAGAATTGGAAAAGAAGTAACCAATTTAACTTTGCCAACTGGTAAGGTGTCAAAAATTAGCAACTACGGATATTTAATGCCATGGAACGAGTACTATTCACCAAAGGCATTAAACATGATTTTGGAAAAAGGAATCCGTGCTAAAGTTGGTTTAAAGCAGTTTAAAAACGAAAATAAAAAATACGATTACGGAACTATTTTTATTCCTGTTCAAAATCAGAGCTTAAATTCTGGTGAGTTGTATGCCTTTTTAAACAAAGTTGCCAAAGAAAGTTACTTAGATATATTTGGAACTAGCACAGGATTAAATGATGGTGTTGATTTAGGAAGTAATAATTTTAGTGATATCAGTAAGAAAAAGATTGCTGTATTAGTAGGAAGCGGAATCTCTAGTAGTGATGCAGGAGAAATCTGGCATTTGTTTGACCAACGATTTGATATAACAGTAACTAAATTAGATGTATCTCGTGTTGGAAGAGTTAATTTAAGCAAGTATTCTACAATTATCTTCCCTAGTGGAGGTGGTATTAGTAAAGCTGGAGCTGATGATTTAAAGGCTTGGGTTAGAAACGGTGGAGTTCTAATTGGTTATAGAGGAGCTGTTAGATGGTTATCATCTAATAAGTTTATGAATTTGGAGTATGTATCATCAAAATCACCAAACATTCCTGTTTCTTTTGAGAATAGAAGTTTATTGTCTGGAGCGCAGGTAGTCGGAGGTGCTATCTTTAATACAAAGTTAGATTTGTCTCATCCTATTAACTTTGGATATAAGAATGACGAATTGCCAATGTTTAGAAATTCGACAACTTTTATCAAGGCAAATTCAAGAAATTACAACAATCCAATTCAATACACAGCGAATCCTTTATTAGCTGGGTATATTTCTAAAGAGAACTTAAAAGTGATTGGTAATACTGTGCCTTTTCAAGTGCAAAGATCTGGTAGAGGAAGAGTTATCGCTTTTACAGATAACACTAACTTTAGAGCATTTTGGTTTGGAACCAATAAATTGTTAATGAATGCTATTTATTTTGCTGATAAAATGTAG
- a CDS encoding diphthine--ammonia ligase, producing MSKNAAVLWTGGKDCALAFYKSQLEGHNIKLLVTFTPKNPVFKAHSLALIKLQAKAIDLPHLSIVIDQPIRDSYQKNISLLKQQHHIDVLITGDIDQIDNHNNWIEDCCKPSGMLVHKPLWKLERESILDQLISNNFEVIFSLVKKDLDLTDFLGHRITTDQIDQLKKNKNIDLCGENGAYHTMTLNAPFFTKKIVLTSTIKEDNEYAYLCIQSTKLEEK from the coding sequence ATGAGTAAGAATGCAGCTGTTTTATGGACAGGAGGAAAAGACTGTGCTTTGGCCTTTTACAAGAGTCAATTAGAGGGTCACAATATTAAGTTACTTGTTACTTTTACTCCCAAAAACCCTGTTTTTAAAGCACATTCTTTGGCGCTTATAAAATTACAAGCAAAAGCTATTGATCTTCCACATCTTAGTATCGTCATTGATCAACCAATAAGAGACAGTTATCAAAAAAATATTTCACTTTTAAAACAGCAGCACCATATTGATGTTTTAATTACAGGTGATATCGATCAAATAGACAATCACAACAATTGGATAGAAGATTGTTGTAAACCATCAGGAATGCTTGTACACAAGCCTCTTTGGAAGCTTGAACGCGAAAGTATCTTAGACCAATTGATCTCAAATAATTTTGAAGTGATTTTTAGCCTGGTTAAAAAAGATTTAGATTTAACTGATTTTCTAGGACATAGAATTACAACAGACCAAATTGATCAGCTTAAAAAAAATAAAAACATAGATCTTTGTGGGGAGAACGGAGCCTATCATACTATGACGCTTAACGCACCTTTTTTTACTAAAAAAATAGTGCTTACATCTACTATAAAAGAAGACAATGAGTATGCATATCTTTGTATACAAAGCACAAAATTAGAAGAAAAATAA